A portion of the Streptomyces sp. NBC_00376 genome contains these proteins:
- a CDS encoding bifunctional aldolase/short-chain dehydrogenase has protein sequence MASATHSEVAALLERAHRIGSDARNTNYAGGNASVKATGTDPVTGGGTELLWVKGSGGDLGTLTEAGLAVLRLDRVRALKDVYPGVEREDEMVSAFDYCLHGKGGAAPSIDTAMHALVEAAHVDHLHPDSGIALACAADGEKLTAECFGDKVAWVGWRRPGFQLGLDIAAVKEANPRAVGVILGGHGITAWGETSEECERNALWMIRTAETFLQERGGAEPFGPEWAGRERLPEERRRERAAALAPLIRGLASTDRPQVGHFTDTEPVLDFLARTEHPRLAALGTSCPDHFLRTKVRPLVLDLPSDAPLDEAAARLKELHGEYREAYRAYYERHASPDSPAMRGADPAIVLVPGVGMFSFGKDKQTARVAGEFYLNAINVMRGAEAVSSYAPIEEAEKFRIEYWELEEAKLRRMPRAKPLATRVALVTGAGSGIGKAIAHRLVAEGACVVVADIDTANAASVAQELGGPDRAVAVTADVTSEEQITDAFRAAALAFGGVDLVVNNAGISISKPLLETTAADWDLQHDIMARGSFLVSREAARMMRTQNLGGDIVYIASKNAVFAGPNNIAYSATKADQAHQVRLLAAELGEHGIRVNGINPDGVVRGSGIFAGGWGAQRAATYGIEEEKLGEFYAQRTLLKREVLPEHVANAVFALTGGDLTHTTGLHVPVDAGVAAAFLR, from the coding sequence ATGGCCTCCGCGACGCATTCCGAAGTCGCCGCGCTCCTGGAACGCGCCCACCGGATCGGTTCCGACGCCCGGAACACCAACTACGCCGGTGGCAACGCATCGGTCAAGGCCACCGGCACCGACCCGGTCACCGGTGGCGGCACCGAACTGCTGTGGGTCAAGGGTTCCGGTGGTGATCTCGGCACGCTCACCGAGGCCGGGCTCGCCGTGCTGCGCCTGGACCGGGTGCGCGCTCTCAAGGACGTGTACCCGGGAGTGGAGCGCGAGGACGAGATGGTGTCGGCCTTCGACTACTGCCTGCACGGCAAGGGCGGTGCGGCGCCGTCCATCGACACGGCGATGCATGCCCTGGTGGAGGCCGCTCACGTCGACCATCTCCATCCGGACTCGGGCATCGCGCTGGCGTGCGCCGCCGACGGCGAGAAACTGACCGCGGAGTGTTTCGGCGACAAGGTGGCCTGGGTGGGCTGGCGCAGGCCGGGGTTCCAGCTCGGTCTGGACATCGCGGCGGTCAAGGAGGCCAACCCGCGGGCCGTCGGGGTGATCCTCGGCGGCCATGGCATCACGGCCTGGGGCGAGACGTCCGAGGAGTGCGAGCGCAATGCCCTCTGGATGATCCGCACCGCCGAGACCTTCCTCCAGGAACGCGGTGGGGCCGAACCCTTCGGCCCTGAATGGGCGGGCCGGGAGCGGCTTCCCGAGGAGCGGCGCCGCGAGCGGGCTGCCGCCCTCGCCCCGCTGATCCGCGGACTGGCCTCCACCGACCGTCCGCAAGTGGGCCACTTCACCGACACCGAGCCGGTGCTGGACTTCCTCGCCCGGACCGAACACCCACGGCTCGCCGCTCTGGGCACCTCCTGCCCGGACCACTTCCTCCGTACGAAGGTCAGGCCGCTGGTCCTCGACCTGCCCTCGGATGCCCCGCTGGACGAGGCGGCGGCGCGGCTGAAGGAGCTGCACGGGGAGTACCGGGAGGCGTATCGCGCGTACTACGAACGTCATGCCTCGCCCGACTCCCCCGCGATGCGTGGTGCGGACCCGGCGATCGTGCTGGTGCCCGGGGTCGGCATGTTCTCCTTCGGCAAGGACAAGCAGACGGCCAGGGTCGCCGGCGAGTTCTACCTCAACGCCATCAATGTGATGCGCGGTGCCGAGGCCGTCTCCTCCTACGCACCGATCGAGGAGGCCGAGAAGTTCCGGATCGAGTACTGGGAGCTGGAGGAGGCCAAGCTGCGCCGGATGCCGAGGGCCAAGCCGCTGGCCACCCGGGTGGCGCTGGTCACGGGCGCGGGGTCCGGCATCGGCAAGGCCATCGCGCACCGGCTGGTCGCGGAGGGAGCATGTGTCGTCGTCGCGGACATCGACACGGCGAACGCCGCCTCGGTGGCGCAGGAACTCGGCGGTCCGGACCGGGCCGTCGCCGTGACGGCCGATGTCACCAGTGAGGAGCAGATCACCGACGCCTTCCGGGCCGCCGCGCTGGCGTTCGGCGGTGTGGATCTCGTGGTGAACAACGCCGGGATCTCCATCTCCAAGCCGCTGCTGGAGACGACGGCCGCGGACTGGGATCTTCAGCACGACATCATGGCGCGCGGTTCGTTCCTGGTCTCGCGCGAGGCCGCCCGGATGATGCGGACACAGAACCTCGGAGGCGACATCGTCTACATCGCGTCGAAGAACGCGGTGTTCGCGGGTCCGAACAACATCGCCTACTCGGCCACCAAGGCCGATCAGGCGCACCAGGTGCGGCTGCTGGCGGCCGAGTTGGGTGAGCACGGCATCCGCGTCAACGGCATCAACCCCGACGGCGTGGTGCGGGGTTCGGGGATCTTCGCGGGCGGCTGGGGAGCTCAGCGCGCGGCGACGTACGGCATCGAGGAGGAGAAGCTCGGCGAGTTCTACGCCCAGCGGACGCTCCTCAAGCGCGAGGTGCTCCCGGAGCATGTGGCCAACGCCGTCTTCGCGCTGACCGGCGGCGACCTCACGCACACGACCGGGCTGCATGTTCCCGTCGATGCCGGCGTGGCCGCGGCCTTTCTCCGATGA
- a CDS encoding rhamnulokinase: protein MSVTSHSEAAFAAVDLGATSGRVITGLAGPEKLRLTEVHRFANAPVRLPDGLRWDVLALYQGMLDGLRTAARSGPVASIGIDTWAVDYGLLDADGALLGLPFHYRDSRNGRAAEQVLAVCGPQELYAVGGLQHLPFNTVFQVAAHRTSAQWGAARTMLLMPDLLTHWLTGSVGAEITNASTTGLFDASAGGWSDALIGRLGLARSMFPPLREPGDPAGTILSHVVEYTGLPAGTPVTAVASHDTASAVAAVPATEPGFAYVSCGTWSLAGLELPAPVLTEESRAANFTNERGVDGTVRYLRNIMGMWLLEECRRTWDRRGEDPGLPALLAAAARARPFAAVIDPDDETFLAPGDMPSRIDAHLVRTGQVPPDSPGGHVRCVLESLALAHRRTLREAAGLAGRELSRIHVVGGGSRNELLCQWTADATGLPVTAGPAEATALGNILVQARARGLVGGLTDMRQLVARTQELRHYAPQGDRRAWDRAAARLEQH from the coding sequence ATGTCTGTGACGTCACACAGCGAGGCGGCCTTCGCCGCCGTGGACCTCGGTGCCACCAGCGGCCGGGTGATCACCGGCCTGGCCGGGCCCGAGAAGCTCCGGCTGACCGAGGTGCACCGGTTCGCCAATGCGCCGGTCCGGTTGCCGGACGGGCTGCGTTGGGACGTGCTCGCGCTGTATCAGGGAATGCTGGACGGTCTGCGGACCGCGGCGCGCAGCGGTCCGGTCGCGTCGATCGGGATCGATACGTGGGCGGTCGACTACGGCCTACTCGATGCCGACGGGGCCCTGCTCGGGCTGCCCTTCCACTACCGCGACAGCCGGAACGGAAGGGCGGCCGAGCAGGTACTGGCGGTGTGCGGGCCCCAGGAGCTGTATGCCGTCGGCGGGTTGCAGCATCTGCCGTTCAACACCGTGTTCCAGGTGGCCGCACACCGTACGAGTGCCCAGTGGGGTGCGGCGCGGACGATGCTGCTGATGCCAGATCTGCTGACCCACTGGCTGACGGGCTCGGTGGGAGCGGAGATCACCAATGCGTCGACGACCGGTCTGTTCGACGCTTCGGCCGGCGGCTGGTCCGATGCGCTGATCGGCAGGCTGGGCCTGGCGCGTTCCATGTTCCCACCGCTGCGTGAGCCGGGTGATCCGGCGGGGACGATCCTGTCGCACGTCGTCGAGTACACGGGTCTGCCGGCCGGCACGCCGGTGACTGCCGTCGCGTCGCACGACACGGCGTCGGCGGTCGCGGCGGTGCCCGCGACCGAGCCCGGGTTCGCCTATGTTTCCTGCGGGACGTGGTCGCTTGCCGGACTCGAACTGCCGGCTCCGGTACTGACGGAGGAGTCCCGTGCGGCGAACTTCACCAACGAGCGCGGGGTGGACGGCACTGTCCGCTATCTCCGCAACATCATGGGGATGTGGCTGCTTGAGGAGTGCCGACGTACCTGGGACCGGCGGGGCGAGGATCCGGGTCTGCCCGCACTGCTCGCGGCGGCGGCCCGTGCCCGGCCGTTCGCCGCGGTGATCGATCCGGACGACGAGACGTTCCTCGCACCGGGTGACATGCCGTCGCGGATCGACGCCCATCTCGTACGGACCGGGCAGGTGCCGCCCGACAGCCCCGGTGGCCATGTCCGGTGTGTGCTGGAAAGCCTGGCGCTGGCCCACCGCAGGACGTTGCGGGAGGCAGCCGGTCTCGCGGGGCGGGAGCTGAGCCGCATCCATGTGGTCGGCGGGGGTTCGCGCAATGAGCTCCTGTGCCAGTGGACCGCGGATGCCACGGGGCTTCCCGTCACGGCCGGCCCGGCCGAGGCGACCGCGCTCGGCAACATCCTGGTACAGGCGCGTGCCCGGGGACTGGTGGGTGGCCTCACGGACATGCGACAACTGGTGGCACGGACGCAGGAATTGCGCCACTACGCCCCGCAGGGGGACCGGCGGGCCTGGGACCGGGCCGCCGCGCGGCTGGAACAGCACTGA
- a CDS encoding L-fucose/L-arabinose isomerase family protein, translated as MTDVSPAALDSVLTRTTRRRTRIGLVSGGLGAYWPQFPGLLDRLRQSARFVTGRFEEMGCEVVDAGFISDPQEAAKAAERLRSADCDIVVTFLTTYLTASMVLPIAQRAHAPVLVIDLQPTEAMDHPDTDTGKWLAYCGQCPLPEVANVFRRGGIPFRSVSGHLRDENAWNRIRRWIRAAQVRGVLRHGRHGLMGHLYPGMLDVSTDLTLVSTQFGGHVEVLEFDDLRVRVATVTDEAAAERVALARTVFTLDDSVDEDDLAWAARVSVGLDRLVDDFALDSLAYYHRGLEGEIHERLGAGMILGASLLTARGIPMAGEYELRTSLAMLIADTIGAGGSFTELQALNFRDRVVEMGHDGPAHLAISAKDPLLRGLGVYHGKRGWGVSVEFDVRHGPVTTFGIGQEADGTFVFVASEGRVVPGPLLEIGNTTSRVDFGFDPGEWTDAWSATGIGHHWTLCTGHRAKDLKAAADLLGVPFRTVDGPDDL; from the coding sequence ATGACTGATGTCTCGCCCGCCGCGCTCGACAGCGTGCTCACCCGCACCACGCGCCGCCGTACCAGGATCGGTCTGGTGTCCGGCGGACTCGGCGCGTACTGGCCGCAGTTCCCCGGTCTGCTCGACCGGCTGCGTCAGTCGGCCCGCTTCGTGACCGGGCGGTTCGAGGAAATGGGCTGCGAGGTCGTCGACGCCGGTTTCATCTCCGATCCGCAGGAGGCGGCGAAGGCCGCGGAACGGCTGCGCTCGGCCGACTGCGACATCGTCGTGACGTTTCTGACGACGTATCTGACCGCCTCGATGGTCCTGCCGATCGCCCAGCGCGCACACGCTCCGGTACTGGTGATCGACCTCCAGCCGACCGAGGCGATGGACCACCCGGACACCGATACGGGCAAGTGGCTGGCGTACTGCGGGCAGTGCCCGCTGCCGGAGGTCGCCAATGTGTTCCGGCGCGGCGGCATCCCCTTCCGCTCCGTCTCGGGCCATTTGCGCGACGAGAACGCGTGGAACCGGATCCGCCGCTGGATCCGTGCCGCACAGGTCCGCGGCGTGCTGCGTCACGGCCGGCACGGTCTGATGGGTCACCTCTACCCCGGCATGCTCGATGTCTCCACCGACCTGACGCTGGTCTCCACCCAGTTCGGCGGGCATGTCGAAGTTCTCGAATTCGACGACCTGCGGGTCCGCGTCGCCACCGTGACGGACGAGGCGGCCGCCGAACGTGTCGCGCTCGCCCGTACGGTCTTCACCCTCGACGACTCCGTCGACGAGGACGATCTCGCATGGGCCGCCCGGGTTTCGGTCGGGCTGGACCGGCTCGTCGACGACTTCGCACTCGACAGTCTCGCCTACTACCACCGCGGTCTGGAGGGCGAGATCCACGAACGGCTCGGCGCCGGCATGATCCTCGGCGCGTCGCTGCTGACCGCACGTGGCATCCCGATGGCCGGTGAGTACGAACTGCGCACCAGCCTCGCCATGCTGATCGCCGACACCATCGGCGCCGGTGGCTCCTTCACCGAACTCCAGGCCCTCAATTTCCGGGACCGGGTCGTGGAGATGGGCCACGACGGCCCCGCCCACCTCGCCATCAGCGCCAAGGATCCGCTGCTGCGCGGGCTGGGTGTCTACCACGGCAAGCGTGGCTGGGGCGTGAGCGTGGAATTCGACGTCCGACATGGCCCGGTCACCACGTTCGGCATCGGGCAGGAAGCCGACGGGACCTTCGTCTTCGTCGCCTCCGAGGGCCGGGTCGTACCCGGGCCGCTGCTGGAGATCGGCAACACCACCTCACGGGTCGACTTCGGCTTCGACCCCGGCGAGTGGACCGATGCCTGGTCAGCGACCGGCATCGGTCATCACTGGACGCTGTGCACCGGCCATCGCGCCAAGGACCTCAAGGCCGCGGCCGATCTGCTCGGCGTCCCGTTCCGCACAGTCGACGGGCCGGACGACCTCTGA
- a CDS encoding enoyl-CoA hydratase/isomerase family protein produces the protein MNHEDPVLLHTEGRVRHITLNRPRALNALNHAMVTRVAEALADAEHDESVTAVLITGAGERGLCAGGDIRSIYEDARAGGGASLDFWRDEYRLNARIARFPKPYVAIMDGIVMGGGVGVSAHGDIRVVTERSRVAMPETSIGFVPDVGGTHLLGAAPGELGTHLALTAEAVGAGDALLCGLADHFMPSQRLAELTADLAKCGTAAEIEGTVRQYASPAPEGELAAHREWIDSCYRAASVEEIIDRLDNSGIPAAKQAAETILTKSPTSLKVTLSALRRARRLGSLEAVLDQEYRTSCTAFTRPDFVEGVRAQIVDKDRDPHWSPADLAEVTDADVTLFFAPLGDRELGLAAVSGTAD, from the coding sequence ATGAACCACGAAGATCCAGTTCTGCTGCACACCGAAGGACGCGTCCGGCACATCACGCTCAACCGCCCACGTGCCCTCAACGCGCTGAACCACGCCATGGTCACGCGCGTCGCCGAAGCACTCGCCGACGCCGAGCACGACGAGTCCGTCACCGCGGTCCTGATCACCGGTGCGGGCGAGCGCGGCCTCTGCGCGGGCGGCGACATCCGGTCCATCTACGAGGACGCCCGGGCCGGCGGCGGCGCATCGCTGGATTTCTGGCGGGACGAGTACCGGCTCAACGCCCGTATCGCCCGATTCCCCAAGCCCTACGTCGCGATCATGGACGGCATCGTGATGGGCGGAGGCGTCGGCGTCTCCGCCCACGGCGACATCCGTGTCGTCACCGAACGCTCGCGCGTCGCCATGCCCGAGACCAGCATCGGATTCGTCCCCGACGTCGGCGGCACGCATCTGCTCGGTGCGGCGCCAGGTGAGCTCGGCACCCACCTGGCACTCACCGCGGAAGCGGTCGGCGCGGGTGACGCGCTGCTGTGCGGGCTCGCCGACCACTTCATGCCGTCGCAGCGCCTCGCCGAACTCACCGCGGACCTCGCCAAGTGCGGCACAGCCGCCGAGATCGAGGGGACGGTGCGGCAGTACGCCTCACCCGCGCCGGAGGGCGAACTGGCCGCGCACCGCGAGTGGATCGACTCCTGCTACCGGGCGGCCTCAGTGGAGGAGATCATCGACAGGCTCGACAACAGTGGCATCCCCGCCGCCAAGCAGGCCGCCGAAACCATCCTGACCAAGTCGCCCACCTCGCTCAAGGTGACCCTCTCCGCGCTGCGCAGGGCACGCCGGCTCGGCAGCCTGGAGGCGGTGCTTGACCAGGAGTACCGGACTTCGTGCACCGCCTTCACCAGGCCGGACTTCGTGGAGGGCGTGCGGGCCCAGATCGTCGACAAGGACCGTGATCCGCACTGGAGCCCGGCGGACCTCGCCGAGGTGACCGACGCGGACGTCACACTCTTCTTCGCCCCGCTCGGCGACCGCGAACTCGGTCTGGCCGCCGTTTCCGGGACGGCGGACTGA
- a CDS encoding SpoIIE family protein phosphatase encodes MTDHDQQPSTSVPPRPLIEKTHNGEIATAQRLAMNRTGSFEWDVVAGTLDMDDAGLLVFGLDPRTFDSRPETVLERLEGSERTRLEVAIDEAIKSGRSSYSVHFRVPLDDGRNQWTHIQARILRSDDGLAHRIVGVVQDATAEVTHSAFVLDLEKRRQRQTSIVERTTRALSRAVTVDDVTAALTGPGGLARLGADGLSLGLVENTTLSVIALSGDAVEAIDGFGDAGLDRRFPLADAVLSGRPRFLTSVSALTHRYPVLAPCADRLKFRAAAYLPLVAQARSLGTLALFYREGTSFNADERNLCLGLAAIVAQSLQRAKLFDEEREFATGLQAAMLPRRIQEIEGGEIAVRYHSAWSGRQVGGDWYDVIALPKNRFGIVVGDVQGHDTHAAAIMGQLRIALRAYAAEGHPPSTVLARASRFLSELDTDRFATCTYAQVDLASGTVRVVRAGHFGPLIRHMDGRVGSPQVRGGLPLGISTEFEDEEFPETRLDLVPGETLVLYTDGLVEEPGADIDAGLQALINEVSAGPASAQALADHLSDRLWERWGSGDDVALLVLRRSPDPGSPRAPRLHQYIHQADPEGLSDARNIVRQALTDWDMAELADDAELVTGELLVNVLLHTEGGAVLTLEVLPEPVRRVRLSVQDRSSAWPRRRSPGETATSGRGLLLLDAVAIRWGIEPRGEGKAVWCEIGPSVPPVATPPPTTQQV; translated from the coding sequence ATGACCGATCACGACCAGCAACCGAGTACTTCCGTCCCGCCTCGCCCGCTGATCGAGAAGACGCACAACGGCGAGATCGCGACGGCACAGCGGCTTGCCATGAACCGGACGGGCAGCTTCGAGTGGGACGTGGTGGCCGGGACGCTCGACATGGACGATGCCGGGCTGCTGGTGTTCGGCCTGGATCCACGGACCTTCGACTCACGGCCCGAGACCGTGCTGGAACGGCTCGAAGGGTCGGAACGGACCCGTCTCGAGGTGGCGATCGACGAGGCGATCAAGAGCGGTCGAAGTTCGTACAGCGTTCATTTCCGGGTGCCGCTGGACGACGGCAGGAACCAGTGGACCCACATCCAGGCACGCATACTGCGCAGCGACGACGGCCTGGCGCACCGGATCGTCGGGGTGGTGCAGGACGCCACGGCGGAAGTCACCCATTCGGCCTTCGTGCTGGATCTGGAGAAACGGCGGCAACGCCAGACCAGCATCGTTGAACGAACAACGAGGGCGCTGTCACGTGCGGTGACCGTCGATGATGTGACCGCGGCACTGACCGGACCCGGCGGGCTCGCCCGGCTCGGGGCGGACGGTCTCTCGCTCGGCCTGGTCGAGAACACCACGCTGAGTGTCATCGCTCTGAGCGGCGACGCGGTGGAGGCGATCGACGGGTTCGGGGACGCCGGGCTGGACCGGCGGTTCCCCCTGGCGGACGCCGTGCTCAGCGGCCGGCCCCGGTTCCTGACCTCGGTCTCGGCTCTCACCCATCGCTACCCCGTGCTGGCGCCCTGTGCCGACCGGCTGAAATTCCGGGCCGCCGCCTATCTGCCCCTCGTCGCCCAGGCACGTTCCCTCGGCACGCTGGCGCTGTTCTACCGCGAGGGCACGTCCTTCAACGCGGACGAGCGGAATCTGTGCCTGGGGCTGGCAGCGATCGTGGCGCAGTCCCTCCAGCGCGCGAAGCTCTTCGACGAGGAGCGCGAATTCGCCACCGGTCTCCAGGCCGCGATGCTGCCGCGGCGGATCCAGGAGATCGAGGGCGGAGAGATCGCCGTGCGCTACCACTCCGCCTGGAGCGGACGTCAGGTCGGCGGTGACTGGTACGACGTGATCGCGTTGCCCAAGAACCGGTTCGGGATCGTGGTCGGTGACGTACAGGGTCATGACACGCACGCCGCCGCCATCATGGGCCAGTTGCGCATCGCCCTGCGCGCGTATGCCGCCGAGGGGCACCCTCCTTCGACGGTGCTGGCCCGGGCGTCGCGCTTCCTCTCCGAGCTGGACACGGACCGCTTCGCGACCTGTACTTACGCCCAGGTCGATCTCGCGTCGGGGACCGTGCGCGTGGTTCGGGCCGGGCATTTCGGCCCGCTGATCCGGCATATGGACGGCCGGGTCGGCAGCCCCCAGGTGCGCGGCGGTCTGCCGCTGGGCATCTCGACCGAATTCGAGGACGAGGAGTTCCCGGAGACCCGCCTCGACCTGGTGCCGGGCGAAACTCTGGTCCTGTACACCGATGGGCTGGTGGAAGAGCCCGGCGCCGACATCGACGCGGGTCTCCAGGCGCTGATCAATGAGGTGAGCGCAGGGCCGGCGAGTGCCCAGGCACTGGCCGACCATCTGTCGGACCGGCTCTGGGAACGTTGGGGTTCCGGGGACGATGTCGCGCTGCTGGTGCTTCGGCGCAGCCCGGACCCCGGGTCGCCGCGGGCTCCGCGGCTGCACCAGTACATCCACCAGGCGGACCCGGAGGGGCTGTCCGACGCCCGCAACATCGTGCGTCAGGCCCTGACCGACTGGGACATGGCCGAACTCGCCGACGATGCCGAGCTGGTGACGGGCGAGCTCCTGGTGAACGTCCTGCTGCACACGGAAGGCGGCGCGGTCCTCACCCTGGAGGTGCTGCCGGAGCCCGTACGGCGGGTCCGCCTCTCCGTACAGGACCGCTCCAGCGCCTGGCCGAGGCGGCGCAGTCCGGGCGAAACCGCGACTTCGGGGCGGGGTCTGCTGCTTCTGGACGCCGTAGCCATTCGCTGGGGCATCGAGCCCCGCGGCGAGGGCAAGGCGGTCTGGTGCGAGATCGGGCCCTCGGTGCCGCCCGTCGCCACTCCTCCGCCGACCACGCAGCAGGTGTGA
- a CDS encoding LAETG motif-containing sortase-dependent surface protein produces MTIPRRSLRAAGTLAAAAVVGLTGAVLSAGPAAAHTPTWAVTCSEVSLDLTAYNSNVTNQVTVTVDGKDLLPTETFGREFHKKLELPEHDKELTVHLVVKAGDGDNFSRDETKTAPVCEDAGTPPPAPSEGTPSPAPSTETPAASATPSEAPSTSAPAAASPSPSSPDLAETGSSSATPVIAGAAVAVLLAGGGIMWSVRKRRTAQH; encoded by the coding sequence ATGACCATACCCAGGAGATCGTTGCGCGCCGCGGGAACGCTCGCGGCCGCCGCGGTCGTCGGCCTGACCGGCGCGGTGCTCTCCGCCGGCCCGGCCGCAGCTCACACCCCCACCTGGGCCGTGACCTGTTCCGAGGTGAGCCTCGACCTGACCGCCTACAACAGCAACGTCACCAACCAGGTGACCGTCACTGTCGACGGCAAGGACCTCCTGCCCACCGAGACCTTCGGCAGGGAGTTCCACAAGAAGCTGGAGCTGCCCGAGCACGACAAGGAGCTCACGGTCCACCTCGTTGTCAAGGCCGGCGACGGCGACAACTTCTCGCGCGACGAGACCAAGACGGCGCCCGTGTGCGAGGACGCCGGCACCCCGCCGCCCGCACCGTCCGAGGGCACGCCGTCCCCGGCTCCGTCCACCGAGACACCGGCCGCGAGCGCCACGCCCAGTGAGGCGCCTTCGACGTCCGCGCCCGCCGCGGCCTCCCCGAGCCCCAGCTCGCCGGACCTGGCCGAGACGGGTTCCTCGTCCGCCACCCCGGTCATCGCCGGAGCGGCCGTGGCCGTTCTGCTGGCGGGCGGCGGCATCATGTGGTCCGTGCGCAAGCGTCGTACCGCACAGCACTGA
- a CDS encoding GNAT family N-acetyltransferase, translating to MLIKEATTEDWPAIWPFFQEIVAAGETFTYPLDLGEADARSWWLLESPNRTVVAVDDDGTVLGTAKMNNNHVGNGSHIASASYMVDPKHSGQGVGRALCEYTLEWARTSGFRAMQFNAVVETNVHAVGLYRSLGFEILGTLPEGFNHPEQGFVGLHIMHRRL from the coding sequence ATGCTGATCAAGGAAGCCACCACCGAGGACTGGCCCGCCATCTGGCCGTTCTTCCAGGAAATCGTCGCCGCGGGGGAGACCTTCACCTACCCACTCGATCTCGGCGAAGCGGACGCCCGTTCCTGGTGGCTCCTGGAGTCCCCAAACCGTACGGTCGTCGCGGTCGACGACGACGGGACGGTCCTCGGCACGGCCAAGATGAACAACAACCACGTGGGCAACGGCTCGCACATCGCCAGTGCCAGTTACATGGTCGATCCCAAGCACTCGGGGCAGGGCGTCGGCCGGGCCCTGTGCGAGTACACCCTGGAATGGGCCCGCACGTCGGGGTTCAGGGCGATGCAGTTCAACGCGGTGGTGGAGACGAACGTCCACGCCGTCGGGCTCTACCGGTCGCTCGGATTCGAGATCCTCGGGACACTCCCGGAAGGGTTCAACCACCCGGAACAGGGCTTTGTCGGGCTGCACATCATGCACCGCCGCCTCTGA
- a CDS encoding DUF6397 family protein: MTVAEDVCTETTGVPAESMPAAGAVAVGAAAQELRLKRGEFAIAVHLGLIRLTVPRDGGRPRVGCVEIERLRSQAGFPEELRERVRTVGTAKGAQQLGISPDRFTKLARAGCLTPITFYQNRYRAIVWLYLADELTGFAARESQLLTGRSPAWLRDRLERGADCRAVNWRSRRVERLLSLMEDPWARVAVLADTLDPVQLAEVVDDPYERAYLARIRPGPAFGPAGPTWARETTAHLMQADEPDEMLWRRVSLITELDNAREVRQAPRPGADRRTFPYPGTEREPKPDSRADTEPGPASAAVPTLPPAASPIPSPGSNPCPSPMSGPVPAPGPVQASTDTAEPAVGLLARIGLRRRTVRAANRRPSPPGRAPFGG; this comes from the coding sequence ATGACTGTTGCCGAAGACGTGTGCACGGAGACCACCGGTGTGCCTGCGGAGAGCATGCCCGCCGCAGGCGCGGTGGCGGTGGGCGCGGCCGCCCAGGAACTGCGCTTGAAGCGCGGCGAGTTCGCGATCGCCGTGCATCTGGGGCTGATCCGCCTGACGGTGCCGCGGGACGGCGGGCGGCCGAGGGTCGGGTGCGTCGAGATCGAGCGGCTCCGGTCGCAGGCCGGGTTCCCGGAAGAGCTCCGGGAAAGGGTGCGCACGGTCGGGACGGCGAAGGGGGCTCAGCAGCTCGGCATCAGCCCGGACCGCTTCACCAAACTCGCCCGTGCGGGATGCCTCACGCCGATCACCTTCTACCAAAACCGGTACCGGGCAATCGTCTGGCTCTATCTCGCCGATGAACTCACGGGGTTCGCCGCCCGGGAATCACAGCTCCTGACCGGCAGGAGCCCGGCCTGGCTGCGTGACCGCCTGGAGAGAGGCGCCGACTGCCGTGCGGTCAACTGGCGCTCGCGCCGGGTCGAAAGGCTGCTGAGCCTCATGGAGGATCCATGGGCCCGAGTGGCCGTGCTCGCAGACACACTGGACCCGGTGCAGTTGGCGGAGGTGGTCGACGATCCGTACGAACGCGCGTACCTCGCCAGGATCCGACCAGGACCGGCCTTCGGGCCGGCCGGGCCGACCTGGGCGCGCGAGACCACGGCGCATCTGATGCAGGCTGACGAACCTGACGAAATGCTGTGGCGGCGGGTGAGCCTGATCACGGAGCTGGACAATGCCCGGGAGGTTCGGCAGGCGCCCCGTCCGGGCGCCGATCGGCGCACCTTCCCCTACCCGGGAACCGAGCGTGAGCCCAAGCCGGATTCCCGAGCCGATACGGAACCCGGTCCGGCGTCCGCTGCGGTCCCCACGCTCCCTCCCGCCGCCTCACCGATCCCGAGCCCGGGTTCGAACCCATGTCCGAGCCCGATGTCAGGGCCGGTTCCGGCACCCGGTCCTGTCCAGGCGTCGACAGACACAGCGGAGCCCGCGGTTGGTCTCCTCGCCCGCATCGGTCTGCGCAGGCGTACGGTCAGGGCTGCGAACCGTCGGCCATCCCCACCGGGGCGTGCGCCGTTCGGCGGGTGA